The Apium graveolens cultivar Ventura chromosome 6, ASM990537v1, whole genome shotgun sequence genome contains a region encoding:
- the LOC141665298 gene encoding uncharacterized protein LOC141665298, translated as MTSNDNIEEQNNNHNMDQMFHLMQQQMFQSVKPPEFAGTVDPTKARAWLEEIEKAFALVKVEEDQNTDFASYFLRGEANYSWESKKGNMSMTEYEDKFTELARFVPEQVDTEEKRAKRFQQGLKSWIRNGVAVFELTTYTAVVQKAMIIEVESEMSQKKKGQGNFQNRFNRNPGFQARKNVNFRRSEQGNQRTGIIFKPQTSKELPDHHCHIVRHMCGKKGYVVRDCRRPVMAASVPRVLTLPPPP; from the exons ATGACTTCTAATGATAACATTGAGGAACAAAACAATAACCACAATATggaccaaatgttccatctgatgcaacaacaaatg TTTCAATCagtaaagcctccagaatttgcGGGCACGGTGGATCCTACTAAGGCTAGAGCATGGTTGGAAGAGATAGAAaaagcgtttgcactagtgaaAGTGGAAGAAGACCAAAATACTGATTTCGCTAGTTATTTCCTGAGGGGAGAAGCTAACTACTCGTGGGAATCCAAAAAG GGAAATATGTCGATGACTGAATATGAAGacaagtttactgaattggctaggtttgttccagaacaagtAGACACTGAGgaaaagcgggccaagagattccagcaaggactGAAATCGTGGATTCGCAACGGAGTGGCAGTATTTGAGCTAACAACGTATACGGCCGtggttcagaaggccatgattattgAGGTGGAAAGTGAAATGTCCCAGAAGAAAAAGGGACAAGGAAATTTTCAGAACCGTTTTAATCGGAatccgggatttcaagcccgaaaaaatgtaaattttagaaggtcaGAACAAGGCAATCAGAGGACGGGAATCATTTTCAAGCCCCAAACCAGCAAAGAATTACCAGACCACCACTGCCATATTGTAAGACATATG TGCGGAAAGAAAGGATATGTTGTCAGGGATTGTAGAAGACCAGTGatggcagccagtgttccgagagtattgacattacctccaccaccatAG
- the LOC141665299 gene encoding uncharacterized protein LOC141665299 has product MLIIKLENNDQVHVDQVCPEYNIEIAGRHFSVDLIPFKLEEFDVIFGMDWLADHNGQIDCANKKMKLRTADNATESPKIEDIPVVFEFIEVFPDELSGLLSDREIEFTIDLASGTEPVSKSLYRMTPVEMK; this is encoded by the exons atgttaattataaaattagagaATAACGACCAAGTTCATGTAGATCAGGTATGTCCAGAGTACAATATCGAAATAGCAGGACGTCACTTCTCTGTTGACTTGATACCCTTCAAGTTAgaagaatttgacgttatctttggaatggattggttagccgATCATAATGGTCAAATCGACTGTGCGAATAAGAAAAtgaaattgcgaactgcggataATGCAACA GAAAGTCCAAAAATCGAAGACATTCCTGTTGTATTTGAGTTTATCGaagtctttccagatgaactttcAGGATTACTGTcggatcgagaaattgagtttactatTGATTTAGCGtcaggaacggaaccagtttcgaaatCTCTGTATCGAATGACACCAGTTGAGATGAAATAA